In candidate division KSB1 bacterium, the genomic window CGAGGCATTAATCGCGAACAATATTCAGCCTGAGGACATCAAGCTGGTAATTCCCCACCAGGCCAATAAACGCATTTCCGAAGCTGTCGCGCATCGGCTCAAGCTGCCGAAAGGGACGGTGTTCAGCAACATCGAAAAATACGGCAATACAACCGCCGCCTCAATTCCAATTGCCCTGAGTGAGGCCCTAGAGCAGGGATTGATTCAAAACAACGATCTTATTATTCTGGCTGCTTTCGGTTCCGGTTTTACCTGGGCGTCGGCTGCTATAAAGTGGTAAAGATTTTTTATTTTGAAATTAGTTCTTACAGAAGTGGTAAATAAATCCAGGGGAATCATGCGCAAATTCAACCTGCTTGTACTCTTTCTTGTTTTCATAAGTCTTACTGCAAATGCACAAGAGATTAGTAGTTCTATCGTTTGTCCCGGTGTTAAACATCATACTTACTATTTTGATGATCAACCATGGACAATAAACCTTTTAGAAGTAGATTTGGCAAATTCCAATGTGGATATCGAAACCATAAAAGCCAGGGATTTGGTAGCAGGTTATGAAACTACCAGGCAAATGTCTGCCCGCAGAAGTTTCAATAAACATTGGATTGCCGGTGTGGTAAACGGCGACTTTTATCAAAAAGGCGGCACACCCATCAATACACAGGTGATCAACGGTAAAATTCTAAAATCTCCGAATAACCGTTCACTTTTTGGTATTTACTATGACAAGACGCCATTCATTGCAGTGCCATCCTATTCCGGAAAAATTGTGCTCACAAAAGGGAATACTTATGCGATCCAGGGGATCAACCAAAATCGCGACTCGAATCAACTGGTTCTTTATAACAGCTTTTTCGGAGACTCAACCGGCACCAATCGCTATGGAGCCGAGATCAGCTTTCGATTATTGGATGCATGGGCAGTGAATGAACCTTTCCGGGTGATTGTTTCCGAAATTGATTCCGTTAAGGGCAACGGCGAGATTAAAGTTAATGGCGGACTTCTATCAGGTCATGGTTGGGCTCGAGTTTGGCTTCTCATGGAAATGTCTTTGGGCGACACATTAAAGCTTATTCTTAAGCTTACAAAATCAGACAAAAAAATTAAGGAGGCGATTGGCGGATTACCCCGAATCATCCGTGATGGGTTAACCTCAATTGAGAAAGGGGGAAGATTTGCAGATGTTCGTCACCCCCGTACCGGTATTGGTTTCTCTGAAGATGGTTCAAAACTATTTCTATTTACAGTGGACGGCCGCCAGGAAAACTACAGTAAAGGAATGACACTTTATGAAATGGCCGATTTTATGCGAAGTATTGGCGTGTACCAGGGGATTAACCTGGATGGCGGCGGATCCACCACTATGGTGGTTGCAAACAGAATTGTAAATCGACCCTCTGATGCTACGGGTGAAAGACCGGTTGCGAACGCATTGCTGGTTATTTCTAAGGAGCCATTAATAATAAGGGATAATCAGAATCGTTAATTTATGAGCTTGGTTGATGCCATCGCTCCATGTAATGACATCAATTGTAGTGAGTATTTATCCCTATTATTCATAAAAATTATTCATTTCATTTCCGATAATTGTTTCATTGACTTTAGAAATTTAATCACCTATCTTTAGACTTTCAATTTGAACAAACTATACATGATAATAAAAATATTTTGGAGATATAATAATGGATTTACAAGCTTTATCAAAAGAGGCACAGATAAGTTGGAAACAAATAACGTCTAAATATTCGAATCCGGATTGGCGTCGAAGCATGTGGCAAACCTTGAATTCACTGCTCCCCTATTTTATCCTATGGTATTTAATGTACCAAAGCCTGGCAGTCTCCTACTGGCTCACCATTGCCTTAGCCATACCTGCTGCAGGTTTTTTAACCCGTATTTTCATCATTTCTCATGATTGCGGTCATGGCGCATTTTTCAAATCTAAAAAGGCCAACTCAATACTTGGTTCATTTTGTTCGGTAATGATTTTTACACCTTACCATCGTTGGAGACATGAACATGCAATTCATCATGCATCCGCTGGTAATTTAGACGGACGCGGGCTTGGCGATATTTGGACTTTAACCGTAAAGGAATTCCAGGAGGCACCGCGTTGGACAAAATTTTACTACAGGTTCTACCGAAATCCGGTAGTCATGTTCACCATAGGGCCTCTTTTTATATTTTTGATTAAATATCGATTTACACGCAGCACATCCAGTACGCGGGAACGTAATAGTAATAATAGAACCAATTTTGCACTTTTAGGTATTTTCATTCTAATTTCCCTAACGATTGGTATCAAAGCTTTTATTCTAATTCAGGCGCCAATTTTTATCTTTTCTTCGGCAACCGGTGTGTGGCTTTTTTATGTTCAACACCAATTCGAAGGTGTCTATTGGGAACGTAAGGAAAACTGGGATTATGTTACTGTCGCATTAGAGGGCAGCTCTTTTTACAAATTGCCTAAAATTCTGCAATGGTTCTCCGGCAACATCGGTTTTCACCATATCCATCATTTAAGCCCAAGAATTCCTAATTATTTCCTGGAGAAATGCCACAAGGAGAATTCAATCTTTCATAGCGTAAAGCAAATTACTTTATGGTCCAGTTTAAAATCCATAACCTATCGTCTTTGGGACGAAGAAAACCGGAAGATGGTTCATTTCCGTTACCTTCGGAAAATTCAACCCTCTATGAATGCAGCCGGTTAAACTGGGTATAATTGGCTGTGGCATTGCAGCAAAGGAACTTCATTGGCCCGCCTTAAAAGAACTGAAAGACCAGTTCGAGATAACTCTCATTTGTAACCATACCGAGGGAAAAGCGAAAGCGTTTTCTCAATTAATAGGAAATGTCCCATATGTGTTGGACTATCGGGAACTGTTGCAAAGTCCTGATGTAGAGGCTGTAGATATAATCCTTCCCATCGATTTAAACTATAAAGTCACAAAAGAAGCTTTACAGGCAGGGAAGCATGTGATGGTCGAAAAACCATTGGCTGCAAATCTTAGCGAAGCAAAAGAAATGTTGTCGTTTGAAAGACAATTTACCCAGGTAAAAATGGTTGCTGAAAATTTTCGCTACCATCCCATTTTCTACAAAGTAAAATCTTACATTGATGATGGAAAAATTGGCGAACCCTATGGAGTGATTTGGGATATTTTTCATTTTATCGATGAAATCAAGAATAAATTTGCACAAACAAAATGGCGAATAGACCACAAGTACCCCGGTGGATTTATCACTGATGGCGGCATTCATAATATTGCCGCTTTGCGTGTGCTTTTTGGTGATATTATTTCCGGCTCAGCTTTTACGAAATCGGTTAACCCTAAAATCGGGGAAATGGATACGTTCAGCTTTCAATTCTTAACTCCAGGTAATATCCACGGCGTTTTGAATATCTTCCTGAGTGTAAATGGATTTTCCCAGAACCAGCTTTATGTTTTAGGCAAGGAAGGCACTATCCTTATTAAGGATCTAAGTGAAATCACACTGAAAACAGCGAAAGAAGAATTGTGTGAAAATGTAGAAGGCAGCCTTGGTTATAAGGAAGAATTTGAAGATTTTTATAAGGCCATCCGCACGGGAAAGAATGTAACCAGTTCTTTTGAACAAGCCTATCGAGATTTAGAGGTAATGATCAATGCCTTACAATCAGCAGAAAGATGGCCGGAGTTTGAGTTAAATTGAGTGTCATACATGATCATAAAAAAGACTCTATTTCTGTAATCTTCTTTTAAGGAATTTTCCCTTCGTTATCTTCCAATAGTACATTTAATCTCTTGCCTGCTATTTTCTAAGTCGTTACATTATTCTGTAAATTGAACGGTTCACCCATTCAATACTTTTAGAAGGAGATCAATAAATGAACTTTTTTCTGCGCCTGGTTCTTACTTTAATCCTCTTTCCAACAATTCTTGCAGCAGATAACTATCCTCGCAACGAGCGTATCGATATACTTCATTACACTTTCAAAATTACTTTGGATGATCAAACAGATGAAATCATGGGTGAGACCACAATTGATGTGAGATTTCTGGCTGATGGAATAACCGAGCTTGGTCTCGATCTGATAGGAAAGGCATCTGAGCAAACCGGCATGCATGTTGGTTCAGTCTTTCGAAATGAAAAATCTATAGCATTCAGCCACACAAACAATAGAATTGTTATCAAATTGATGTCACCCTCACAAGCCGGAGAACACCGGTCGTACAGTATCTCGTACCGCGGCATCCCCGCAGATGGTTTGATCATCTCACAAAACAAATACAACGAAAGAACATTCTTTGGCGATAATTGGCCGGATCGTGCTCGTCATTGGCTGCCAACCGTAGATCATCCCTCTGACAAAGCTACTTGCGATTTTATCATCATTGCCCCGAATCATTACCAGGTTATTGGCAATGGCTCCCTGCGAGAAGAGACGGATTTGGACGATCATACTCGACTTACACACTGGCATGAAGCAGTGCCCATTCCAACCAAAGTGATGGTGATCGGTGTGGCCAGGTTTGCGGTTGAGACTGTATTTACTTATGAAGGTATCCCGATCCAAAGTTGGGTTTATCCCCAGGATCGTGAACCCGGTTTTTATGATTATGCACAGGCAATCCGGGTGATCCAATTCTTTTCAAGCCATATTGGTCCCTACCCTTATGAAAAGCTGGCAAATGTTCAATCCAAAACCCGCTACGGTGGTATGGAAAACGCCGGTAATATTTTCTATAGCGAAAGGAGTGTGACTGGAAAACGCCGGAGTGAATCACTTATCGCCCATGAAGTCGCCCATCAATGGTTTGGCGATTCCGTTACTGAAGCGGATTGGCACCACATCTGGTTGAGTGAAGGATTCGCGACCTATTTTACCCAGCTTTATATGGAATTTACTTATGGTCGCGATAAAATGATCGGATCCGAAACCGGGGAAAGACGCAGCATGAAAGGCTCACGGCAACGAGTCATTCAATATTTTAACGAAAATCCTGCCAGTCCAATTGTTGACACAACCATTACTGATCTCAACCTACTGCTTAATGCAAATTCCTACCAAAAGGGCGGTTGGGTACTCCACATGCTCAGGCACGTCGTTGGCGATGAAGCATTCTGGCAGGGGATCCGGGAATTCTATAAACAATTTCGGGATAGCAATGCATTGACGGAAGATTTTCAGCAAAAAATGGAAGAGGCATCCGGAAAAGAACTGTCCTGGTTTTTCCGGCAGTGGATTTACCAGCCCGGGCATCCAAAATTCGAAGGCTCGTGGAAGTTTGATGAAAACAAAAAAGAGCTGGTCGTTAAATTGAATCAAATTCAGGAAACCGGGGTTTTGTTTTCCATGCCCGTGGATCTTGGCATATACACTGAGGATGAAGGTGTTCCTCGCATTGAAGTGCTAAAGATTAATCAAAAAAAACATGATTTTACTTTTCCAGTTGACAAGAAGCCAAAGAAAGTTAAATTGGATCCCAACACCTGGTTGTTAATGGAAGCGGATTTCAAGGAAAAATTGAACTAATGAGTTGTTAAAATATGCTGAACTGGTGTGGAAATAGTGATCGCAAAATAACCAATTTTCAAATAAATTACAATGACTAATACTCAATATCCAATCTGTAGTTTCTTGTTTGAATATTTGTTTTTGGAATTTGACAATTATTTATATTTTGAGAATTGTCTATTGGAATTTAAAAAAAAGAGGTCTGAATGAACACAGAAAACAATACAACTACCCCTCAGCAACCGACACTACGCCGGACATTAGGCCTTTTAGAAGGTGTCACCATCCTCATCGGTATTACGATTGGAGCCGGTATCTTCTCCACTCCCCAAATTATCGCAGGCTACCTGGATTCATTCTACTCGATCATCGGGTTATGGATTTTGGTTGGCGCTTTTGTGTTTATCGGGGGATTAATATATGGGGAGCTCGGAAGTCGATTACCCAATACCGGCGGCGAGTATGTCTATATTAGTAACTGTTTTGGGCCTTTTGCCGGCTTCATGTTTGGATGGGCGCAGCTCTTCATTATTCGCACCAGCCCCGCTGCTGGTTTAGCCATTATAACTGTAAACTACTTTGAACATTTTGTCGAACTAAGTTCTTTTGCTCATATGGTAGCAGCAATATTTGTCATTTTTATTTTCGGCGTGGTCAATTATATTGGAATTAAACGGGCAAGCATTTATCAAAACATATCAACGATATTAAAAGTCGGGGGGCTCGGTTTTCTTGTAGCTTTAGGACTTATTCTGGTTGGAGGTCACGAAAACCTATTGAGTACAAAAGCTCCACCTACCGGTACATTAGGACCCACGGGTAACATGGTGGCAGCCCTTATGCTGGTCGTTTTTTCATATGTCGGATGGGATCGTGTGGGCTATTCGGCGGGCGAGATGAAAAATCCAAAAAGAGTCATCCCCCTCAGTATGTTCATAGGAATGGGGTTGATTATTTTGATTTATGTTCTAGCTAATTTGCTTTATTACAGAACCTTAGGAATTGAAGGTATGCGCGGTAGTACGATCGTGGCTTCTGAAACCGCAACACAATTAATGGGTCCAATTGGAGCCGGATTTATCGCCATCATTGTAATGATCTCAACAACCGGCAGTATCAACGGAACAATGATGACTGCCCCGCGGGTTTATTACGCCATGGCAAAAGACGGTTTATTTTTCAAATGGCTTAATTATATTCATCCTAAATTTCGCACCCCCTCTCGGGCCATCATTGCCCACTGCATTTGGGGTACTGTAATTCTGATCGTTAGAGGTTCGTTTGAAAACATTGTAGCCGGAATGGTATTTGCCATTTTGATATTCTACATCTTTACTACCTTTGCATTATTCAAGTTGCGAAAAAATGAAGTTGGGGGTACAGATGTTTTTAAAATGCCTTTCTACCCGATTCTTCCAGTGATTTATCTGGTTGGAATTATTAGTCTACTTGTTTCACGCGCCATTTTTGAATGGCAGAAATCATTGGTTGATATTGCCTTTATTGCTTCTGGTCTGCCATTCTCGATTTTTTGGTTGCGGAAGAAAAAGAAGGGTTGATAGGTTTGATTTCGTCAAATAACTTCAAATTAAAAACCAAAACATTCTAATGGAAGTAATGAATAATAATTCATACACTGTAACTTATTTATAAATGATCAAGATAAAAGGAGTTAAAGATGAATATTTTCGTGGGAAATTTAGCACAAGAAGTAACCGAAGAAGATTTAAAAGAAGCCTTTGCCGCTTTCGGGCAAGTTACATCTACAACCGTAATTAAAGATATTTTCACCAGGGTATCCAAAGGATTCGGATTTGTGGAAATGCAGGGCAAGGCTGAAGCCCAATCTGCAATTGAAGGCCTAAACGGCAAAGATTTGAAGGGAAAAAATCTGAATGTGAATGAAGCTCGTCCTCGCAAAGAGCGTGGCAGGGGAGGCAAGCGAGGTGGTGGACGGCGCTAACCGACCGGTTTAACAGGATGCGATAATGTCTGAAACCGTTACCTTACGAGATGATTCGGGAATTATTGAAATCTACTCTTTTGGTAAACCAACCGAAAAAGACAAACTCCGGACACAAATTACTGTTGAGCAGATCTGCCAAGAGAAGGATGTGTCCGGTGTTCTTGTTGATGCCAGTAAATCAACTTCCGTTCCGACTATTTTTGCCAATTTAGATTATGGAGCAAATTTATTCCGGTATAATGCCATACCCAGAACTGTTCGATATGCGATAGTCCCCTCTGAAACAATAAAAGAAGACTGCGGATATTATGTAACGGTTTGCCAAAAACGGGGATTATTCATACGGCTTTTTGATTCTGTTGGGGAGGCTGAGGAGTGGTTGGTGAGTTAGCTGATTTCAGAAAATTAAAATAAGTTGCAACTAATTATAATTCTATCACAACTAATTTATTAATTTTTGACAATATACAAACAAACATTTGACATTGATTAAATAAATGCTTTTTTTATGAGAAATTAGAAAAGGGTAATCACATTACGAGGTATTATAATTAAATTCCAAAATCCATTTTCTATAAAAAGTTTTTTTGATTTTAGTAAAACCCTCTATGAAAAACTAGATCAATTACAAATATTATGAATAAAATTTAGAAAATATCTTTACTTATTATCTTGTTTATTTTAATTGCACTTATAATATTTGACGATCTCGTAAAAAGTCGCCTTTGTTTTAAAGTATTGATAAATAGTTAGTTAACAGCATTTAGTTCTTGCATTTAATCGTCCAAATACTTACCTTATCTCATTGATATTAAATAACATAAGGCAAAAAGGTGATAAAGGTCAAAAATCGCAACAACTTGTATCTCAAAGGCATGTTGGAATGAATATGGACCGAATCGAGGCGCTGGAGACTGGTATCAACCTTATAGACTTCCTTAAGTCTATCTGTTGCATTTGCCTTTTTTATTATGCTTGATTTTCTCTGGAGCATAGCCTTGGGGACAACGTTTGACTTCATGTGTTTGCTGGTCAAATTCGAAATCAACTAAATTGTGTTTTGCTTTTTACCCGGGGTTGGAGCGATTAACTCAACCTTGTGTTCTTTGGCTTTTTCCTTGTTTTCCTGGCTACCGTAGAGGGTGACTATATTTATCATAGAGTGTCAGAGCCAATCTTTTTTCTTCATTTGTTATTGCCATTTTTATACCTTTATATCTTGTTTTCAAATTTTTAATGTACTGAATAATAAAAGGTTTAACTTTTTCATTAAGGTTTGGATGATCTAACAAAGGTATCAATAATTTATCATTTAAAAGTTGATAATCCATGCAATACCACCGGTAGTCACCAACCGTAGAGTGTGAGTTACTCATCAAATTTGGTGTGAGATATATTAAAAAATTAACATCACTACTATGATTCTGAAGAAGCCAATCTGCGTACTTAATTGACTGGTCGTTTCTCGGTTTTGAATCTATTTTCAGTTCAAAAATTATATTAACTATACCAACATTGCCGGATTCATCTGAATATTTTGCGGATAAAAAGATATCAAATCGACCAACACCAGTAATACTTGTCTCTGAGGGGAAGTTCTCATTTGGAGTAACTTGGAAGGTCTCAAAATTGGCCGTGGGCAATATTTTCAACAAGAAATCATTTTTATGATTATTGGGCTTCAGGCTTTTTTCATCCAATAACAACATCAAAAAGCGTCGTAAAACATAATCGCCTAATAAATGCGATCCTGTTGTATCAAGCAACCAACCAAAAAATGAAGAATGCCATCTTTCATAATGAGTTCTTCCTACAATTTTAAAAAAATTGGGTTCGCTTAAAATATTTTCAAATTTAATAAATTATGGCTCTGAGATAAGATTTATTAATCTCTCTGTGAAATTATTTGATTTATTTTTCTTCACTCAAAGTTTCCATTTTCTTCAATTTAAATTAAAATTATTTTAAAGTTACCTTAGCGATAAACAGTTTTCAAGCAAATATTTTATGCAAGTAAATTGATTATTTGTTTAACTCAGCATTTGTGCAATCTAATAGAAAAAATCTGTCTGCACAATTATGATCTCTTAATCTTCATCCGGATTTCCGCCCGGTAATAATAGAGCAGCCCGGTACAGGTAAGCAGCACACCCAACAAAGACGGAATGAAGGCCGTGATTAATGTAACTGCCATAAACCAAATTTGGATCGCCAAAACGATTATCAGTGTGTATGGATAACCCCAGGCTTTGTAGGGCCGAAGTGCGTCGGGATATTTTTTGCGCAACACCCAAATGGAACCGAAAGTCATGACATTAAAAATCGACGATGTGAATGAAAAAAAGTCGATTAATGTTACATAGGCATTACCTGCGAACCCGGCGCCCATGAGCAATACGGACGCCCAAAATGCTTGTACGAGAATCGCTACGTTTGGGGTTTTGTATTTTGGGTGAATTTTTGCCAATGGTCCGATAAACATACCATCACGAGACATTGCATACCAGGTGCGTGACTTGCATAAAATCTGCGTACTCACATTGCCAAAAGTATTCAACATCACTGCAATCGATATCAACATTCCGCCGGCCAAACCGGCTGCTTTACTTACAGCAGCAGTTGCTACCCAGGGAGCTTCTTGAATCTCGACTACGGAGAGCTGGTAAATATAGGCAGTATTGGCAGCCAGATATAGCAGAATGATACCGCCGATACCCAAAAATAGTACGAGAGGCAGGTTCCTGCGAGGGTTGCGGATCTCCTCCGCCATATAGGTTGGACCTTCCCAGCCACTGTAAGCAAAAAATCCATAACGCATGGCAGCGCCGAATGCCAGCATGGTAGACCAGTTGAATTCATCCGGCCAAAAGGGTGATGAAAAATTAGCGATCTCCCCCCCTTTGGCAAAGCAGACTGCGATTACAGCGCCTATTGCAACCAATTTCAGAAAACCAAAAACATTTTGAATGACACCGCTCAGCGATACACCGAAGCAGTGGCTGGTGGAATGGCCCCAAATGACCATAAGAGCGATAATTACTTCTGTAAGTTGTGAGTAATTCTCTCCGGTTATAGAGAAATAAAATGCATTCCCATATTCGGCAAATACCAGCGCAACTGCCGCAATGGCGGCCGTTTCCGACACAAAGAACATAGCCCAGCCACGCAGAAAAGCCACTATGGGTGGGTATGCCGCTTTAAGGAAAACGTAAGGCCCGCCGGATTTGGGCATCATGGCAACCAATTCCGCATACAGGAAAGCGCCTAGAATCGTGGCTATACCACCGACAATCCACACTCCGTAAAACAAACTTACTGAAGCAACTAACATCATGATGGGTGCAGGAGCGCGAAAAATGCCCGATCCAAGAATTCGATTGATAATGATCGAAAATGCTTCTATTACTCCAAGGTTGCGATTGAGTTCGGTTTCTTCGGTAAAGAATTCTTCTTCGGAAAATTTGTGTTTAGGGGACATGAAAGGAATTTATGATTTATGATTTACAAGTGATGATTTATTTTGAACGATTAGGACAGCAATAGATACGGAATGAAAATTTAACAGTCAATATTTAAAATAAAGGCAGGTCTTATTACGGTAAAAATTAAAGAGAGCAACCCTATTTCACTGAAGAATTAGTTTGGATATTTTTTAAAATCCGTACTACAAGCCGACGGCAATGTGTTTTTTTAGCAAAGTTTTGGTTTTTCTATGCTGCGTTTTGGAGCATAGATAAATTTGAATTCTGAAAAGTCAGTGAAGTAGACATAAGCAATTGCCCTTTGTGGAGTGTTTTTCAACAAATGCACCAAAGTCTTTCAACAACACGTTTCGACATGAAAGAAACAAGCTCATCTCCTAAACATGGCTGATCAGGCGTAACCTCCCACGAAAAAGAACGCTGCTTATATACTTTTTATGACAGAGTAAGAAATTGCTCCATGGTATTCTCCTCCATATCGATAGTCTGCACTATCCAATATGGTTGGGGAATGCCTGGAGTTTCAACTTTTGTTAAATTCATCCGTGTCAATCAGTGTAAATCCGTGGCTAAATCAAATTATTTGGTTGTGGTCCAAGGCCGCGCTGGGAAAGTCTGTGGCTTTTTATCATAAAGAACATTTATCCTTGAATAGGATTTGTTAAATCCAATATATTTCACTTAAAGGTTTAGCGTTTCTTAAAACCGAAGAATCAACCGGATAAA contains:
- a CDS encoding phosphodiester glycosidase family protein encodes the protein MKLVLTEVVNKSRGIMRKFNLLVLFLVFISLTANAQEISSSIVCPGVKHHTYYFDDQPWTINLLEVDLANSNVDIETIKARDLVAGYETTRQMSARRSFNKHWIAGVVNGDFYQKGGTPINTQVINGKILKSPNNRSLFGIYYDKTPFIAVPSYSGKIVLTKGNTYAIQGINQNRDSNQLVLYNSFFGDSTGTNRYGAEISFRLLDAWAVNEPFRVIVSEIDSVKGNGEIKVNGGLLSGHGWARVWLLMEMSLGDTLKLILKLTKSDKKIKEAIGGLPRIIRDGLTSIEKGGRFADVRHPRTGIGFSEDGSKLFLFTVDGRQENYSKGMTLYEMADFMRSIGVYQGINLDGGGSTTMVVANRIVNRPSDATGERPVANALLVISKEPLIIRDNQNR
- a CDS encoding fatty acid desaturase, whose protein sequence is MDLQALSKEAQISWKQITSKYSNPDWRRSMWQTLNSLLPYFILWYLMYQSLAVSYWLTIALAIPAAGFLTRIFIISHDCGHGAFFKSKKANSILGSFCSVMIFTPYHRWRHEHAIHHASAGNLDGRGLGDIWTLTVKEFQEAPRWTKFYYRFYRNPVVMFTIGPLFIFLIKYRFTRSTSSTRERNSNNRTNFALLGIFILISLTIGIKAFILIQAPIFIFSSATGVWLFYVQHQFEGVYWERKENWDYVTVALEGSSFYKLPKILQWFSGNIGFHHIHHLSPRIPNYFLEKCHKENSIFHSVKQITLWSSLKSITYRLWDEENRKMVHFRYLRKIQPSMNAAG
- a CDS encoding Gfo/Idh/MocA family oxidoreductase, with product MQPVKLGIIGCGIAAKELHWPALKELKDQFEITLICNHTEGKAKAFSQLIGNVPYVLDYRELLQSPDVEAVDIILPIDLNYKVTKEALQAGKHVMVEKPLAANLSEAKEMLSFERQFTQVKMVAENFRYHPIFYKVKSYIDDGKIGEPYGVIWDIFHFIDEIKNKFAQTKWRIDHKYPGGFITDGGIHNIAALRVLFGDIISGSAFTKSVNPKIGEMDTFSFQFLTPGNIHGVLNIFLSVNGFSQNQLYVLGKEGTILIKDLSEITLKTAKEELCENVEGSLGYKEEFEDFYKAIRTGKNVTSSFEQAYRDLEVMINALQSAERWPEFELN
- a CDS encoding M1 family metallopeptidase → MNFFLRLVLTLILFPTILAADNYPRNERIDILHYTFKITLDDQTDEIMGETTIDVRFLADGITELGLDLIGKASEQTGMHVGSVFRNEKSIAFSHTNNRIVIKLMSPSQAGEHRSYSISYRGIPADGLIISQNKYNERTFFGDNWPDRARHWLPTVDHPSDKATCDFIIIAPNHYQVIGNGSLREETDLDDHTRLTHWHEAVPIPTKVMVIGVARFAVETVFTYEGIPIQSWVYPQDREPGFYDYAQAIRVIQFFSSHIGPYPYEKLANVQSKTRYGGMENAGNIFYSERSVTGKRRSESLIAHEVAHQWFGDSVTEADWHHIWLSEGFATYFTQLYMEFTYGRDKMIGSETGERRSMKGSRQRVIQYFNENPASPIVDTTITDLNLLLNANSYQKGGWVLHMLRHVVGDEAFWQGIREFYKQFRDSNALTEDFQQKMEEASGKELSWFFRQWIYQPGHPKFEGSWKFDENKKELVVKLNQIQETGVLFSMPVDLGIYTEDEGVPRIEVLKINQKKHDFTFPVDKKPKKVKLDPNTWLLMEADFKEKLN
- a CDS encoding amino acid permease; protein product: MNTENNTTTPQQPTLRRTLGLLEGVTILIGITIGAGIFSTPQIIAGYLDSFYSIIGLWILVGAFVFIGGLIYGELGSRLPNTGGEYVYISNCFGPFAGFMFGWAQLFIIRTSPAAGLAIITVNYFEHFVELSSFAHMVAAIFVIFIFGVVNYIGIKRASIYQNISTILKVGGLGFLVALGLILVGGHENLLSTKAPPTGTLGPTGNMVAALMLVVFSYVGWDRVGYSAGEMKNPKRVIPLSMFIGMGLIILIYVLANLLYYRTLGIEGMRGSTIVASETATQLMGPIGAGFIAIIVMISTTGSINGTMMTAPRVYYAMAKDGLFFKWLNYIHPKFRTPSRAIIAHCIWGTVILIVRGSFENIVAGMVFAILIFYIFTTFALFKLRKNEVGGTDVFKMPFYPILPVIYLVGIISLLVSRAIFEWQKSLVDIAFIASGLPFSIFWLRKKKKG
- a CDS encoding RNA-binding protein, with protein sequence MNIFVGNLAQEVTEEDLKEAFAAFGQVTSTTVIKDIFTRVSKGFGFVEMQGKAEAQSAIEGLNGKDLKGKNLNVNEARPRKERGRGGKRGGGRR
- a CDS encoding PD-(D/E)XK nuclease family protein, encoding MKFENILSEPNFFKIVGRTHYERWHSSFFGWLLDTTGSHLLGDYVLRRFLMLLLDEKSLKPNNHKNDFLLKILPTANFETFQVTPNENFPSETSITGVGRFDIFLSAKYSDESGNVGIVNIIFELKIDSKPRNDQSIKYADWLLQNHSSDVNFLIYLTPNLMSNSHSTVGDYRWYCMDYQLLNDKLLIPLLDHPNLNEKVKPFIIQYIKNLKTRYKGIKMAITNEEKRLALTLYDKYSHPLR
- a CDS encoding amino acid permease — translated: MSPKHKFSEEEFFTEETELNRNLGVIEAFSIIINRILGSGIFRAPAPIMMLVASVSLFYGVWIVGGIATILGAFLYAELVAMMPKSGGPYVFLKAAYPPIVAFLRGWAMFFVSETAAIAAVALVFAEYGNAFYFSITGENYSQLTEVIIALMVIWGHSTSHCFGVSLSGVIQNVFGFLKLVAIGAVIAVCFAKGGEIANFSSPFWPDEFNWSTMLAFGAAMRYGFFAYSGWEGPTYMAEEIRNPRRNLPLVLFLGIGGIILLYLAANTAYIYQLSVVEIQEAPWVATAAVSKAAGLAGGMLISIAVMLNTFGNVSTQILCKSRTWYAMSRDGMFIGPLAKIHPKYKTPNVAILVQAFWASVLLMGAGFAGNAYVTLIDFFSFTSSIFNVMTFGSIWVLRKKYPDALRPYKAWGYPYTLIIVLAIQIWFMAVTLITAFIPSLLGVLLTCTGLLYYYRAEIRMKIKRS